The nucleotide window AGGGGGATAAAGAATACAGGCGTTCAGCATGGCATGGGGTTGCAGATAATGGCATATCGTGCAAAAATTATTGATGCCAGGTTTGATATTGAAACCGGGCAGAACGGAACCATGGTGCATGTTTACATCAAAAATACCTTGTCAAATGCTCAAAAGGAGGAAATCGTCTGATGGAACTTGAAAACACCTTTAAGATAATGATTGTGGATGATCATCCTGTTTTTTGCCTTGGCATGACAGAACTGATCGGCAGGGAACCTGATTTGACGGTCAGCACCAGTGAAGATACCGCAGACAAAGCATGGACCGCCATTAAACACCATTGTCCCGATCTTGTTATTGTTGATATTTCGCTCAAGGAGAGTAACGGGATCGACCTTGTGGAGGACATCAACAGGGAATATCCGGATCTGCCGGTACTGGTGCTTTCCATGTATGACGAAACCCTTTATGCAGAAAGGGCGCTGATGGCCGGTGCCCGCGGATATATCATGAAGCAGAAGGCCATCAGCCATGTTGTCAAGGCCATTCGCCAGGTGCTGTCAGGTGAGATTTATGCAAGTCAAAAGATTAAGGACAAGATATTCAGCCGGCTGGTTTCCCGCAAGACGGCCGGCGAAAAAATTTCCCTGGACATTTTAACCAACCGGGAACTTGAAGTATTCCGTCTTATCGGAGACGGTCTTGATTCAAAGGAGATTGCTGCTCGGTTGAATTTAAGCATCAAAACCATCGGCACCCATCGCGAGAATATCAAAACAAAGCTGAACCTCAAACACTACACAGAGCTTGTCAAATCCGCCGTCCACTGGTCCCGGAAAATGGAAAAATAACTTTTCTAGGTTCTAAACCTATCCCGCCTAAGATTATCGGCAGTATGATTATCCGCTGTTGACCGATTGAAACCCTTATGCCTTGTTGCTAAATTATATTCAAATCCTGATTAAGGTTTAGCGACCATTGTTTATTGACAACAAAAAGGTACAAGGAGGAACAAAAATGCCTGAGCAGAGTGTAAATTATGATTTGCTGAGTCCGGTGAAATTTCTCAGCCGCAGTGTCGAGGTTTATCCCAACAAGGCGGCAGTGATTTATGGGGACCGGCACTTCACCTATGCCCAATTCCAGGAAAGGGTATTTCGCCTGGCCAATGCCCTGAAAAAAAACAATATAGGCAAGGGTGACAAAGTTGCATTCATCTGCCCCAATACCCCGCCCATGCTGGAGGCCCATTATGCTGTTCCCCTGATCGGGGCGGTCCTGGTATCCATCAATATCAGGTTGTCTGCCAATGAAATCGCCTATATTATTGATCACTCAGATGCAAAGGCTGTGTTTGCGGACAATGAGTTCGGCAGCACGGTTGCCTCTATTTCGTCTTCGCTGCCCAAGGTTGGCACTTATGTCAATATCTGTGATCTTGACGATTCAAAGCCCCTTGATGGACCGGATTATGAAACCTTCCTTGCTTCCGGGTCAGAGGAACCAGTTGAACTTGCTGTAACCGATGAGAGAGATGTCATAACCATCAACTACACCAGCGGAACAACCGGACAGCCAAAAGGAGTTATGTATCATCACCGCGGGGCATATTTGAATGCCATTGGTGAGCTGCTTGAGTTCAAGATCAGCCCCGACTCCGTTTATCTCTGGACACTTCCCATGTTTCACTGCAACGGGTGGTGTTTCACCTGGGCCATAACTGCTATGGGAGCCACCCATGTGTGTCTGCGCAAAGTGGTCCCGGAAGAAATTTACAATATTATTGATTCTAAGGGGATCACCCATCTGTGTGCCGCTCCCACCATTCTTATCTCAATGTCGGCCTATGCCAGGGAAAACCGGTTAACGCTGTCAGGCAACCTTGAAATCATGACAGCCGGGGCACCACCGGCACCCACGGTCATTCAGAACATGGAGAGTATTGGCGCAAATATTCTCCAGAGCTATGGTCTCACAGAAGTATTTGGGCCTCACAGTATCTGCCGCTGGCAACCCAGGTGGGATGACCTTGATCCCTTTGAAAAAGCCCGGCTTAAAGCACGCCAGGGCGTTCCGTATATTGTTGCTCAACATATGGATGTTGTAGACTCTGAAACAATGGAACCTGTTCCAAGGGATGGGAAAACAATGGGCGAAATCGTCATGCGGGGCAACAATGTCATGTTGGGGTATTACAAAGATATTGAGTCTACCAATGATGCATTCCGGGGAGGCTGGTTTCACAGCGGGGATCTGGCTGTAATGCATCCGGATAATTACATTCAGATCATGGACCGCCAAAAAGATATCATTATCAGCGGCGGGGAAAATATTTCAACCGTTGAAATAGAAAATGTTCTGTTCACCCATCCCGACGTTCTTGAGGTGGCTGTGATTCCTGTGCCGGATCCGAAATGGGGCGAAGTGCCCAAGGCCTTTATTGCACTGCAGAACGGAACCCAGCCTGCTGCAGAGGATATTATTGAATTTTGCAGAACAAAACTGGCACGGTTTAAAGCACCAAAATACGTTGAATTCGGAGAATTGCCGAAAACCGCTACCGGCAAGACTCAGAAATTCAAACTTCGGGAAAAGGAATGGGAGGGCCATGATCGCATGGTGAATTAGCAGTCCTGCTGCAGATTTGAAGCAAATATTCTATTTTAAAGATTAGAAAGGAAGTCAACATGTCCGTTTATAAACGCCAAAATGGTGAAGAACAACCTTACTGGCCCTTTGGTCCTTTCAAAATAAGACTGCCCCTTGTTCATTATCGATGGGAGCCGGTGGAATTTGTACAGGCCCTTATTCTTTTTGTTGTAAGTCTTGCAATGATACCGCTTTTGCAAAAATACCTGGGCCTTCCATATGAGATAGCGCTTGCCTATACTTTTGTCTGTGGGATTGGTTTTATGATGCCGGCCTTTCTGGGTGTCTCTATGGTGCCGGGCTGGATTACCCCGGCTATTCCTGTGGTTCTTCTCTATCTGGGGCAGTTTACACCGGGTCCTGAAGCGATTCAGGCCCTGGTTGCCCTTCAGCTTCTTGTGGCAGCCATTTTCCTTTTGTTGGGAATCACCAGACTCAGCAGTAAAGTGGTGACAAAGGTTCCTGCCTCCATCAAGGCGGGAATTCTTCTGGGAGCCGGTGTTGCCGCTTATATGGGAGAATTGAAACTGGGTGGCCGCATTCCCAAAACGCCCATTGCCATCGGCCTGGGCAGTTTGATCTGTTTTTATATGCTCTTTTCGGTATCCTTTTTAAAATTGAAAAATAAAAATAAAATCGCACAAATGTTGGGTAAGTACGGCATGGTGCCTGCCATGGTACTTGCCATATTTATCGGTATCCTGGTCAATGAATATCCCATACCGGATATTGAATGGGGAATCACCATCCCGCATTTCAGACAGATGTGGGCATATCTTCCCTTTACAGTGGGTTTTCCCAGCGCTGACATGTTTATCAAAGCAATTCCCACAGCAATTATTGCATATATCATTGCCTTTGGAGATGTGATCGTGGGGACGGCTCTGGTTAAGGCAAGCTGTGAAGAAAGCCGGCCTGATGAAAAGGTGGAGATTGATATTGACAGAATTCATCTGGTAACCGGCATGAGAAACCTGCTCCATGCTTTTTTTGCGCCTTATCCGGGCCTTGCCGGTCCCATCTGGACTGCCGTTACGGCAACCGTTGCCGACCGGTATCGCCATGGCCGGAAAGCCATGGATTCAATTTTCAGCGGCAGCGGGACCTTTTGGATTTCAGGATTCATCGCCTTGTTCATCTTGCCCCTTGTCAGCTTTTTCAAGCCGTTTCTGCCCCTTGGACTTTCTTTGACCATGGTAGTTACCGGATATCTGTGCATCATTACAGCATTCAAGCAGATCAAGGAGCCATTGGAACTGGGTGTGGCCGGCACCATGGCGGTTGTCCTTGCAATGCATGGGGCTGCATGGGGCCTTGGGGTAGGTGTTGTGCTGCATATCTTTTTGGAAAGTAAATTCAAGGCTTCAAAAAAAGTGGTGGTTGAAATCGAAACCACATAAATCAATTGTCTGGGTAACGGCCCTTGCCGGGACCGGGAGGGGCCATTACTCAGGGGTACACCACAGGACGAACTCAGGTGGATAAATTGTAACTGTTTGTTATCGTAAAATATTCTGACCAGGCGTCCAAAATAAACTGGTAATAACGGCCATGGCAGATCAAGCTGCACAATAAAAAAATGAAAGAGATCTAATTCCAGCAGGTTAGAAGTTCTTTCATATAAAATTATATAAAAGGAGTAAAACATATGGCACAGCTTATCGCTGACAGACGGGATGTTGATTTTGTCCTGCATGAACAGATCGGGATGGTGGACCATGAATCATTTGATGAATTCAACAAAAAGACAATAGACCTGATCGTTTCCGAGGCAAGGAACCTGGCCATAAAAGAAATTCTTCCCACTTTTAAGGACGGGGATGAGATCGGATGTAAACTTGAAAACGGAAAGGTAACGGTGCCCGAATCCTTTAAACGGGCCTGGAACCTCTATTGTGAAGGCGAATGGCTTGCCATGTGTGACGACCCCGAGGTCGGGGGGCAGGGAATGCCGAAACTTGTCGGGTGTGCTGCCCTGGAATACATGGTGGGTGCCAACTCAGCATTCATGCTCTATTACGGCATGACCCACGGTGCGGCAAAGCTGGTGGAAGCCTTTGGCACTGAAGACCAGAAAAAGCGGTACATGAAAAAAATGTTTGCCGGTGTCTGGGGCGGCACAATGCTTTTGACCGAATCCGAGGCAGGATCAGACGTCGGGGCCTTGACCACCACGGCAACGAAAAAAGCGGACGGCACCTATTCCATCCAGGGATCAAAAATTTTTATCTCAGCCGGCGACCATGATCTGTGCGAGAATATCATTCATCCGGTTTTGGCCAGGATTGACGGCGCACCTGCCGGCACCAGGGGGATCTCACTGTTCCTGGTTCCCAAATACCATGTCAATGACGACGGCAATCTGGGGGATTTCAACAATATCGTGTGTACGGGCCTGGAACATAAAATGGGCATTCACGGCAATGCCACAGCCTCTCTTTCTCTGGGAGAAAAAGGCGAATGTATAGGCACCCTCCTGGGAGAAGAGAACAAAGGCATGGCGGCCATGTTCCGGATGATGAATGAAGCGCGTGCCTTTGTCGGCATTCAGGGGTTTGCCGTGGCATCTGCCGCGTATATGTATGCCCTTGATTATTCCCGGAACAGGGTTCAGGGAAAATATCTGCTTGCTGGCAAAGACCCGGCTGCAAAAAATGTAACCATTATTCGGCATCCCGATGTGAAACGCCAGCTGTTGAACATGAAGGTTTACACGGAAGGGATGCGGTCGTTGATCTATTATTATGGCAAATGTTCCGACATTGTCCGCATCACGGATGATGAACGGCTCAGGGCAGATACCAGTGCATTGATTGAAGTGTTGACCCCCGTTGTAAAAGGGTATGTCACGGACAAGGCCCTGGAAGTATGCTCCCATGGCGTCCAGGTCTATGGCGGCTATGGTTATATCAGTGAATACCCGGTTGAACAGCTGATGAGGGATTCAAGGATTTTTATGATTTACGAAGGCACCAACGGCATCCAGGCTATGGATCTTATCGGCAGAAAACTTGGCATGAACAAAGGCAAAAGTTTTAAATACTTTATTGACCAGATGAGAAAGACCATTGAAGAGGCAAAAGTAATTGAGGGTATTGAAGCACTGGTTGAAAAAGTTGACCATGCCGTATCCAGGCTTGAAGCACTTGCTCAAAAAATCGGACAGAGAGCCAGGTCCGAGAAAGTTCTGAATGCCTATGCCTTTGCTCATCCCTTCCTTGAGGTGACAGGGGATGTAACCTTTGCATGGATGCATTTGTGGCGGGCATCTGTTGCCGCACCCAGGCTTGTTGAAAAAGTTGGCAGTCTTGAAAAGAAAGCGGTTGCCGCAAAAGCTGAGAAAAATAAGGATGCAGCCTTTTATGCAGGCCAGATTGAATCGGCCAGGTTTTTTATTCATACCCTTCTGCCGGCAGCTTATGGGAAAATGGATGCCATTCTGGAAGGTGACTCTTGTGTGGAAGATATCCTTGATGTCTCTTTTGGGTCAAAATAACTGCTACGGACAGACCTGGTCTTTTATCCGGGTTTGCCCGCAATAAATAGCGTTGTTGGGTCTCACCGGGCGGTTCGGATTTGGATGTTCATTTTTTTGATATCAAGGTTTGATAATCAGCCGGTGTATCCACGTCAACCAGAATGGCCTTGTCAGGAACCGATACTCTTAATATGACGTCTTTAAATTCTTCAAACAAGACCCTTGCCCCGGTGTCTGCGGATAATGATGCCAGGCGATAAAACAGCGGCCTGGCAATAATGACCGGGTTGCCCCGTTTGCCGTTGCAATAGGGGATGACAATCGGGGCGGTGCCGGTTTCAAAGGCATCAGCCAGTCTGTTGATAATGGCGGCAGTTACAAGGGGCTGGTCAGCCAGAAGGAACATGGCGGCATCACAGTCGGACGAGACCGCTTCGACTCCTTTGATAAGGGATGTACTCTGCCCATTGGCATAGGCCGTATTCCGGGTGACCCTGGTCCCTTCAAAATCAATGCTCCGGCTTATTTTGCCAGCATTGTGACCCAGTACAACAATGATTTCATGCAGCCGGGAGTCCCGGGCATTTTGGATCACCCGGCCCAGGAGAGTGGTTTCTCCAAATGGGAGCAGCTGCTTGGTTTTTCCCATGCGGGAGGCAGATCCGGCAGCCAGGATGATCCCGGAAATCTTTTTGTTTTGACCACTCATAAAATAAGTTGCTTTGCCTTTTTTTTGGGTGCCCGTTTTTTAATCAGTTCTCCCACAATGCTGACGGCAATTTCTTCAGGGGTTTCCGCGTTGATCTCAAGGCCAATGGGGGAATAAACCGTTTCAAGTTGCTCTTTGGAAAACCCCTCCTCCATCAGTGCTTTGTATATGGTGTTTTTCTTCTTTTTACTGCCGATCATGCCGATATAGCCTGCAGCGGTGGAAAGAGCCTGCTGCAGGACAACCTTGTCATGGAGGTGGCCCCGCGTGATAATCAGGATATATGAAGTCGGAGAAATTTCCAGTTGTTCAAATGCCTGGTTCAGATCCGTGACAAGGATATTATCCGCTTCAGGGAATCGTTGTTCATTGGCAAACTCGGGCCTGTCATCAATTACGGTGATGCTGAACCCCACCATTTTTGCCAATTGCGCCACAAACAACGAGACGTGACCTGCCCCGAAAATAAAGACCTGGGGCTTGAGGGCAATTTTTTCCACAAAAAAAGCCTCTCCTTTGTCTCCGGAAGAGATCAGTTCATAGGGGATATTTTTGTCAAAGGCCAATTGCTTTGGATTCAATCCGGAAATGCTCCCAAGGGTTTGGCCGTCCGTTTCCAAAAACAGCCTTGCTTCGGTATCAATTGCAGGTATGCCGTCTTTAATCCGGGTCACCAGTATGCCAGGTCGATTTTTTATAATGTGTTCCTGTATGGCTTTATATAAGGATACCATGCCAGTGTTTTCCGGGAAAAGCGGTTCCAGGTAAAGGTCAACATCTCCTCCGCAGATCATGCCGCCGGCTGCCAGATCCTCACCGCTCAGGCGAAACTGGTAGACGAATGATTCTTTTTCCTTTAACAGGGTCTTGGCCTTTTGCTGTACCTTGTATTCCAGAAGTCCGCCGCCAACCGTTCCGATAAGGTCGCCGTCTTCCGTAATGATGCACATGGACCCCACATCCCTGGGAGTTGATCCAGAACGCCGAATGGTTCTGGCAAGGATAATTTTTTTCCCGGATGAAAGCAGGTCATAGGCTTTTAGATATAAGTTTTTTCCCATTATTTTTTTTCCTTTTTTTTATTTGATGGGGGCAAGCAGTCTTTTACAGGGTTATTGTCTTTTAGTGCGGCTGTAATAATTCTGTCAAGCTGGGTCTTATCCTGCAAAAGCATCCCGATTTTCCGGCCTGCATCTATTCGGTCCGGGGTATCGGCTTTATTGAGGAAGACAATCATTACCTGAGGGCATCCCAAAGCCCCGGCTTTGTTTATCTCAATGGCAATGGATGTTGCAATGGCATGTTCATCAATGGCGGCTCCCATGCAAAGTCCTGTGTTATTGGAAAATAAGTTTGCCCTGTGAACATGGTTTTCGTCCAGGGGGAGGCCTACCGCATCAAGCCCTGTGACAAGAACCAGGTGGGTTGTGGCAGTTGGGATCACGGGTTCATGTGTGTCTGTGGCTTTCATGGGTTTTCGTTTGGCACCGTCCGCTTCAACAATAATCCAGTCAAAAAGGTTGGTCTGCCGCAATTGATCAATGATGTCCGGATCAAATCCGTTCAATTTTCCAGAGCCAGGATCATGACTGCTTCCTGCTGAGAAATGAGAGTGGCGGTTAAGCCCGGATTTTGATTTTTTAATCAGTTCTTCAATGGAACCGGCTATGATGGTTTTCGGTGACGTGTCCGGGCCGGGCATGAAAATTTTGGTGGTGGTTGTTGTCAGAACGGTTTTGCCGGAATCCGCAAGTTCTCTTGCCAGCCGGAACATCAGGGTGGTTTTCCCGCCTGCGCCGATAATGCTGATAAGCCCCTGATGTTTTAGCCCTAATGTGTCAATTAATGAAGTTGTCATCATAAATAAAATTAATGGTTACTCCCCTCTAAATGGTAATTTATTGAACCCAAAGACATTTTAATGTATGTACCTTGCTATATTTAACCTGGTCTATTTAATTTGGGGATGATTATTTCATAATTTTTTAATAATTCAAGTGCTAAAGAAAAAAAGAGATACCGATTGGAATATAATATGATCAAGAAAAATCTGCATGTGTTTGACAGGGATCTGGAAATGGTGGATACGGGGTCCAAGGTTTTTGCTCTAACCTTGTCGGATAAATGGAATATTGCCGGCAGTACGTTAAATGGGGGATATCTTATGGCCGTGATTGCAAGGGCCATGGAACATTGTTCCCCTCAAAAGGCCACTCCCATCATTACTGCAAACTATATTTCAAAATGCGTTCCCGGAAAGGCATTGGCCCATGTTGAGGTTATTTTTGAATCCGGCAATTTTACAAGACTCATGGTCAGGCTGGTACAGCAGGGGAAGGAAAAAATCCGTGCCATGGGGACATTTTCTTCGGATGTTAACGAAGATGTATTGTGCGAATATGAAACCGGTCCGCCGGTCATAGCCTCTTTTGAAGAATGTTCCCAGGTTCCGGTGACGCCGGATAATGCATTGTTTGACCATGTTGACCTGAGACTGGACCCGTCTTGTGCGGGATGGCTTACAGGAGAGCGCTCCGGGCGAT belongs to Desulfobacula toluolica Tol2 and includes:
- a CDS encoding response regulator transcription factor is translated as MELENTFKIMIVDDHPVFCLGMTELIGREPDLTVSTSEDTADKAWTAIKHHCPDLVIVDISLKESNGIDLVEDINREYPDLPVLVLSMYDETLYAERALMAGARGYIMKQKAISHVVKAIRQVLSGEIYASQKIKDKIFSRLVSRKTAGEKISLDILTNRELEVFRLIGDGLDSKEIAARLNLSIKTIGTHRENIKTKLNLKHYTELVKSAVHWSRKMEK
- a CDS encoding acyl--CoA ligase family protein; amino-acid sequence: MPEQSVNYDLLSPVKFLSRSVEVYPNKAAVIYGDRHFTYAQFQERVFRLANALKKNNIGKGDKVAFICPNTPPMLEAHYAVPLIGAVLVSINIRLSANEIAYIIDHSDAKAVFADNEFGSTVASISSSLPKVGTYVNICDLDDSKPLDGPDYETFLASGSEEPVELAVTDERDVITINYTSGTTGQPKGVMYHHRGAYLNAIGELLEFKISPDSVYLWTLPMFHCNGWCFTWAITAMGATHVCLRKVVPEEIYNIIDSKGITHLCAAPTILISMSAYARENRLTLSGNLEIMTAGAPPAPTVIQNMESIGANILQSYGLTEVFGPHSICRWQPRWDDLDPFEKARLKARQGVPYIVAQHMDVVDSETMEPVPRDGKTMGEIVMRGNNVMLGYYKDIESTNDAFRGGWFHSGDLAVMHPDNYIQIMDRQKDIIISGGENISTVEIENVLFTHPDVLEVAVIPVPDPKWGEVPKAFIALQNGTQPAAEDIIEFCRTKLARFKAPKYVEFGELPKTATGKTQKFKLREKEWEGHDRMVN
- a CDS encoding acyl-CoA dehydrogenase; translated protein: MAQLIADRRDVDFVLHEQIGMVDHESFDEFNKKTIDLIVSEARNLAIKEILPTFKDGDEIGCKLENGKVTVPESFKRAWNLYCEGEWLAMCDDPEVGGQGMPKLVGCAALEYMVGANSAFMLYYGMTHGAAKLVEAFGTEDQKKRYMKKMFAGVWGGTMLLTESEAGSDVGALTTTATKKADGTYSIQGSKIFISAGDHDLCENIIHPVLARIDGAPAGTRGISLFLVPKYHVNDDGNLGDFNNIVCTGLEHKMGIHGNATASLSLGEKGECIGTLLGEENKGMAAMFRMMNEARAFVGIQGFAVASAAYMYALDYSRNRVQGKYLLAGKDPAAKNVTIIRHPDVKRQLLNMKVYTEGMRSLIYYYGKCSDIVRITDDERLRADTSALIEVLTPVVKGYVTDKALEVCSHGVQVYGGYGYISEYPVEQLMRDSRIFMIYEGTNGIQAMDLIGRKLGMNKGKSFKYFIDQMRKTIEEAKVIEGIEALVEKVDHAVSRLEALAQKIGQRARSEKVLNAYAFAHPFLEVTGDVTFAWMHLWRASVAAPRLVEKVGSLEKKAVAAKAEKNKDAAFYAGQIESARFFIHTLLPAAYGKMDAILEGDSCVEDILDVSFGSK
- a CDS encoding nucleotidyltransferase family protein; the protein is MSGQNKKISGIILAAGSASRMGKTKQLLPFGETTLLGRVIQNARDSRLHEIIVVLGHNAGKISRSIDFEGTRVTRNTAYANGQSTSLIKGVEAVSSDCDAAMFLLADQPLVTAAIINRLADAFETGTAPIVIPYCNGKRGNPVIIARPLFYRLASLSADTGARVLFEEFKDVILRVSVPDKAILVDVDTPADYQTLISKK
- a CDS encoding XdhC family aldehyde oxidoreductase maturation factor, with amino-acid sequence MGKNLYLKAYDLLSSGKKIILARTIRRSGSTPRDVGSMCIITEDGDLIGTVGGGLLEYKVQQKAKTLLKEKESFVYQFRLSGEDLAAGGMICGGDVDLYLEPLFPENTGMVSLYKAIQEHIIKNRPGILVTRIKDGIPAIDTEARLFLETDGQTLGSISGLNPKQLAFDKNIPYELISSGDKGEAFFVEKIALKPQVFIFGAGHVSLFVAQLAKMVGFSITVIDDRPEFANEQRFPEADNILVTDLNQAFEQLEISPTSYILIITRGHLHDKVVLQQALSTAAGYIGMIGSKKKKNTIYKALMEEGFSKEQLETVYSPIGLEINAETPEEIAVSIVGELIKKRAPKKKAKQLIL
- the yqeC gene encoding selenium cofactor biosynthesis protein YqeC, whose protein sequence is MMTTSLIDTLGLKHQGLISIIGAGGKTTLMFRLARELADSGKTVLTTTTTKIFMPGPDTSPKTIIAGSIEELIKKSKSGLNRHSHFSAGSSHDPGSGKLNGFDPDIIDQLRQTNLFDWIIVEADGAKRKPMKATDTHEPVIPTATTHLVLVTGLDAVGLPLDENHVHRANLFSNNTGLCMGAAIDEHAIATSIAIEINKAGALGCPQVMIVFLNKADTPDRIDAGRKIGMLLQDKTQLDRIITAALKDNNPVKDCLPPSNKKKEKK
- a CDS encoding thioesterase family protein produces the protein MIKKNLHVFDRDLEMVDTGSKVFALTLSDKWNIAGSTLNGGYLMAVIARAMEHCSPQKATPIITANYISKCVPGKALAHVEVIFESGNFTRLMVRLVQQGKEKIRAMGTFSSDVNEDVLCEYETGPPVIASFEECSQVPVTPDNALFDHVDLRLDPSCAGWLTGERSGRSEFKGWVCFKEKRKIDIPAILLFADTYPPPVFAKFGPSTWVPTIELSVNIRKVPDTLILKGIFKSRFVSGGLVEEDGELWNTHGELVAVSRQISKYRKIKE